The following are from one region of the Pectobacterium actinidiae genome:
- a CDS encoding triose-phosphate isomerase encodes MKKVMIGTSWKMNKTRQEAIDYCAVLSRQLNSVAGECIQPFVIPPFMLIREVTEYLSAHKVNCLTGAQNMHYADSGAWTGEVSPVMVCDCGATLVELGHSERRQHFAENDADIQKKVQAALRYSLRPLVCVGDSAQEKAWGVSRETVIRQMKIALAGLHAEQAENVIIAYEPIWAIGEGGTPATAQEAQAIHAALRQALVALYDEDIASRMTLLYGGSVNPHNTSELIQCVDIDGLFIGRSAWDAEHFCQLVRSVSALLNEQGE; translated from the coding sequence ATGAAAAAAGTGATGATAGGCACGAGCTGGAAAATGAATAAAACCCGACAGGAAGCAATAGACTACTGCGCGGTGTTATCCCGACAGCTTAATTCTGTGGCGGGTGAATGCATTCAACCCTTTGTGATTCCCCCCTTTATGTTGATAAGGGAAGTAACCGAGTACCTGTCTGCGCACAAGGTGAATTGCCTGACAGGGGCGCAAAATATGCACTATGCTGACAGCGGCGCGTGGACGGGAGAGGTTTCTCCGGTGATGGTATGTGATTGCGGTGCGACGCTTGTCGAGCTGGGGCATTCCGAACGGCGGCAACACTTTGCGGAAAATGATGCGGATATCCAGAAAAAAGTGCAGGCGGCACTGCGCTATTCGTTACGTCCGCTGGTTTGCGTGGGGGACAGCGCACAGGAGAAGGCGTGGGGTGTTTCCAGAGAAACTGTTATTCGGCAAATGAAAATTGCGCTTGCAGGTTTACATGCAGAGCAGGCGGAAAACGTCATCATCGCGTATGAGCCTATCTGGGCTATTGGCGAAGGGGGAACGCCTGCCACCGCACAGGAAGCGCAAGCTATTCACGCTGCTCTGCGTCAGGCGTTGGTTGCCCTGTATGACGAAGACATTGCTTCTCGAATGACGCTTCTGTACGGCGGCAGTGTGAATCCGCATAATACGAGCGAACTTATTCAATGCGTCGATATTGACGGATTATTTATTGGCAGGTCTGCATGGGATGCGGAGCATTTCTGCCAGCTGGTACGCAGTGTTTCAGCATTGTTGAATGAACAGGGTGAGTGA
- a CDS encoding sugar-binding transcriptional regulator, which produces MSEFDSDSELLTEIAVAYYENQQTQEEIASRFGISRIKVGRLLKRARAEGIVEINVRYHPVFSSQLEQQFIKSFGIKRALIAIDHHDEDEQRQQVASLVSTYLSSILKNGMSVAVGQGRNVAAVASHVGVFPERHCKFICGIGGTQRDGELIDADHISRHLARKFNATSETLYAPAYVENPALKSSFMQNRLINDTLERASKADIALVGLGDMNENSFMVQLGWFTSQEIITARQDEGVVGDIAGYAFLDIQGRPVDTVMNDRVIGLSLDQLRKIPYVIAIASENTKATAILAALRSGIVDVIATSASNARTVLSLISAKH; this is translated from the coding sequence ATGAGTGAATTTGATTCAGACAGTGAATTACTAACGGAAATAGCCGTCGCGTATTATGAAAATCAACAAACTCAGGAAGAGATAGCCAGCCGTTTTGGTATCTCTCGTATTAAAGTTGGACGTTTGTTGAAGCGTGCGCGGGCGGAAGGGATCGTGGAAATCAATGTCCGTTATCATCCGGTATTTAGTTCTCAGCTCGAACAACAATTTATTAAGAGCTTCGGCATCAAACGTGCGCTTATTGCTATTGACCACCACGATGAAGACGAACAACGCCAGCAGGTGGCCTCGCTGGTGTCCACTTACTTGTCCAGCATTTTGAAAAATGGCATGTCCGTGGCAGTTGGGCAGGGGCGTAACGTGGCGGCTGTCGCCAGTCACGTGGGCGTTTTTCCAGAACGACACTGCAAATTTATCTGTGGTATTGGCGGTACGCAGCGCGATGGCGAGCTGATTGATGCCGATCATATCAGCCGTCATCTGGCGCGAAAATTCAATGCCACAAGCGAAACGCTGTACGCCCCTGCTTATGTTGAAAATCCGGCGCTGAAATCTTCCTTTATGCAAAACCGTTTGATTAATGACACGCTTGAACGTGCAAGCAAAGCGGATATTGCGCTGGTGGGATTAGGCGATATGAACGAAAACAGCTTCATGGTTCAACTCGGCTGGTTCACCTCACAGGAAATCATCACGGCGCGTCAGGATGAGGGGGTTGTCGGTGATATCGCTGGCTATGCTTTCTTGGATATTCAGGGGCGACCTGTCGATACGGTGATGAATGACAGAGTGATTGGCCTGAGTCTTGATCAGCTTCGCAAAATCCCTTACGTGATCGCTATCGCCTCTGAGAACACTAAAGCAACGGCGATTCTGGCTGCGTTACGCTCCGGTATTGTGGATGTTATTGCCACCAGTGCTAGCAACGCGCGTACGGTGTTGAGTTTGATCTCCGCCAAACACTAG